Proteins from a single region of Nerophis ophidion isolate RoL-2023_Sa linkage group LG10, RoL_Noph_v1.0, whole genome shotgun sequence:
- the LOC133561010 gene encoding zinc finger protein 571-like isoform X2, translating to MLDFLSRFEKFLPVPDIQQTAAMLSAAPSALEECVHSVPDLHHLKAVLLHHTTLGHYDLTDDTQTIPSSFGNCILSSLSLPQLEKVVIDGDQIQLQPPPEQISGCMTVQVEGETVTLLDYIHLEQMPALMEPTPQEESPNQEDEAESEEADGDDDDDDSMKPAAFQPLKQSTRLELKRKAASDRDLDSEAAKRQRKKHPGNKTCPVCGKNFLRAAAMRRHQETHSDNRDLRYKCGHCDKRFRDQYDMNRHNMRVHEREETNSITDDVVVEPGAPEMSDNKNCSLCGKFFARQVDMERHMKSHSEDRPYKCLFCEKRFKNPYVLKRHQKEICKSKELKSPAVRKCDEQPSDSLLLLPSEGSPEGKVCPICSRTLPCSADIAKHLRSHTQERPFICVTCDKGFKYRDTLKKHQIIHGHEGVREEASKSVEQILAEADAQTCSEKPEEAHGAPPPKAPPQRARSKALKVCPVCSRAFDNVKTLNRHIQCHTEERPYHCVHCKKRFKHMHGLKRHQIYAICHKKMSRFSWMKEVTAGPSQSEGQQAPPLQIPVWCSNCGKHFEFLSALKEHQEKVCKVDLRDVMTCRDCGKEFKSVTMLKVHQRIHDPLYCKECGKILASEAAFERHKLMHRPMACTMCDKTFTLLRRLREHYEKQHAFSGPYPCSQCDKSFVQLSYLAIHQRIHKGEFPFACDMCPEKFRSSNCLTVHQRKHTGEKPFLCWQCGKCYRSASELTVHMGTHSEERPWACAQCDMAYRTKLQLTNHVEQVHIGVRYPCNSCGKQFMKETSLKRHELIHTGERPHQCTVCGKTFLTANELRLHNRYHTGERPYKCDVCGKAFIQSGYLKSHMRIHTGEKPFKCEVCNKGFRLSYHMKKHRRTHAGKAKSYTCEECGVSFLHKKSLWEHCVTHEVKLEHSFTEVRLEFQ from the exons ACGGCCGCCATGCTCAGCGCTGCACCATCCGCCCTGGAAGAGTGCGTCCACTCAGTTCCCGACCTGCATCACTTGAAAGCGGTCCTCCTGCACCACACGACGCTGGGACATTACGATTTAACCG ATGATACGCAGACCATTCCGTCCTCGTTCGGGAACTGCATCCTGTCCTCGCTGTCCCTcccccagctggagaaggtggTCATCGATGGCGATCAAATCCAGCTGCAGCCTCCGCCCGAGCAGATATCAGGCTGCATGACCGTCCAGGTGGAGGGCGAGACCGTAACGCTTTTAGACTACATACACCTGGAGCAGATGCCTGCTCTGATGGAGCCCACCCCTCAGGAGGAGTCCCCAAACCAGGAGGATGAGGCGGAAAGCGAGGAAGCGGAcggcgacgacgacgacgacgactccatgaagccggcggcttttcagCCGCTCAAACAGAGCACGCGACTGGAGCTGAAGAGGAAAGCCGCGTCGGACCGAGACCTGGACTCTGAGGCAGCCAAGCGGCAAAGGAAGAAGCACCCGGGTAACAAGACGTGTCCCGTGTGCGGCAAGAACTTCCTCCGAGCCGCGGCCATGAGGCGACACCAGGAGACGCACTCGGACAACCGGGACCTGAGGTACAAGTGCGGCCACTGCGACAAGCGTTTCAGGGACCAGTACGACATGAACCGCCACAACATGCGCGTCCACGAGAGAGAAGAGACAAACTCCATCACCGACGACGTGGTGGTGGAGCCGGGCGCTCCGGAGATGTCGGACAACAAAAACTGTTCCCTGTGCGGGAAGTTCTTTGCTCGGCAGGTGGACATGGAGCGCCACATGAAGTCCCACTCAGAGGACCGCCCCTACAAGTGCCTGTTCTGCGAGAAAAGGTTCAAGAACCCGTACGTGCTGAAAAGGCACCAGAAGGAGATTTGCAAGAGCAAGGAGCTGAAGAGCCCCGCGGTGAGGAAGTGTGACGAGCAGCCGTCCGactcgctgctgctgctgccctcgGAAGGCTCGCCTGAAGGTAAAGTCTGTCCCATCTGCAGCAGGACGCTGCCCTGCAGCGCGGACATCGCCAAGCACCTTCGTTCCCACACCCAGGAGCGTCCCTTCATCTGCGTCACCTGCGACAAGGGCTTCAAGTACCGCGACACGCTCAAGAAGCACCAGATCATCCACGGGCACGAGGGTGTGCGCGAGGAGGCCAGCAAGAGCGTGGAACAGATCCTGGCCGAGGCCGACGCGCAGACATGCAGCGAGAAGCCGGAAGAAGCCCACGGAGCTCCGCCTCCCAAAGCTCCTCCTCAAAGAGCTCGGAGCAAAGCCCTGAAAGTGTGCCCCGTGTGCTCCAGAGCCTTCGACAACGTCAAGACGCTCAACCGCCACATTCAGTGCCACACGGAGGAGCGGCCGTACCACTGCGTGCACTGCAAGAAGCGTTTCAAGCACATGCACGGCCTCAAGAGGCACCAGATCTACGCCATCTGCCACAAGAAAATGTCCCGCTTCTCCTGGATGAAGGAGGTCACGGCGGGACCCAGCCAGAGCGAGGGCCAACAGGCCCCGCCCCTGCAGATCCCCGTGTGGTGTTCCAACTGCGGCaagcactttgagttcctctccgCCCTGAAGGAGCACCAGGAGAAGGTCTGCAAGGTGGACCTTAGGGACGTCATGACCTGCCGCGACTGCGGCAAGGAGTTCAAAAGCGTGACCATGCTGAAGGTGCATCAGAGGATCCACGACCCGCTCTACTGCAAAGAGTGCGGCAAGATCCTCGCCAGCGAGGCGGCCTTCGAGCGCCACAAGCTGATGCACCGGCCCATGGCGTGCACCATGTGCGACAAGACCTTCACGCTGCTGCGCCGCCTCAGGGAGCACTACGAGAAGCAGCACGCCTTCAGCGGGCCGTACCCCTGCTCGCAGTGCGACAAGAGCTTCGTGCAGCTCTCCTACCTCGCCATCCACCAAAGGATCCACAAGGGCGAGTTCCCCTTCGCCTGCGACATGTGCCCCGAGAAGTTCCGCTCGTCCAACTGCCTGACGGTGCACCAGCGCAAGCACACGGGCGAGAAGCCCTTCCTGTGCTGGCAGTGCGGCAAGTGCTACCGCTCGGCCTCCGAGCTCACCGTGCACATGGGCACGCACTCGGAGGAGCGGCCCTGGGCGTGCGCCCAGTGCGACATGGCGTACCGCACCAAGCTGCAGCTCACCAACCACGTGGAGCAGGTGCACATCGGCGTGCGCTACCCCTGCAACAGCTGCGGCAAGCAGTTCATGAAGGAGACCTCGCTGAAGCGCCACGAGCTCATCCACACCGGCGAGCGGCCGCACCAGTGCACCGTGTGCGGGAAGACCTTTCTGACCGCCAACGAGCTCCGCCTCCACAACCGCTACCACACGGGCGAGCGGCCGTACAAGTGCGACGTGTGCGGCAAGGCCTTCATCCAGTCGGGGTACCTCAAGTCGCACATGCGCATCCACACGGGCGAGAAGCCCTTCAAATGCGAGGTGTGCAACAAGGGCTTCCGGCTGTCCTACCACATGAAG